The genomic stretch TCTAACTACACAGCCCCTCCTGGTCCGCCCAGTCAGCTCCTGCCTTTGTGTGCCCGGCTTCATGCTGGGCACAGTGAGTGAAAGACCCAGGTGAAAGAGATGGGGCCCCTGCCCTCTGATCTCACAGTCTGTGTAAGGGAGATAAACACATGTCCGTGAAGAGACTTGATGGTATCCGGCAGCAAGTGATGAGTGCCAAGCGGGGCTGCATTACAGAGGATGCTGTCAGGGTAATGAGCGCGCGGGGCCAACATAACCTTCCAGTCTACTGAGCACGAAACCCACTTTCCTGCTGGAGCCTCCTAGAGCAGTTCAAAGAGGTTAAGGGCCAGGGCTATTATTCCTGGTGGGCAGATGAGGGTACTAAAGCTCAGAAAGGCAGGTGGAAAGCCAGGACCCAAACTTTAGAGCCTGTTCCTTTTCTGGCACACCACCCCCTACAGCTCTGTATGGAAGAAAAGCAAGGATTACTTGTTTCCACTTGTCAATAAGAAGTgacttgggacttccttggtggctcagacggtaaagcgtctgtctgcaatgcgggagactcgggtttgagccctgggttgggaagatcctctggagaaggaaatggcaatccactccagtactgttgcctggaaaatcccatggacagaggagcctggtaggctacagtctaaggggtcgcaaatagtcggacaggactgagcgacttcacttgtcCCAAGTTGATGGCAGAAGTAAGTCTTAAATCCAGCTATCTCTACCCCTCTTCCCTGGTTCAGTCCATGATCCCACACTCCCTTTTGTAAGTTTGTATCTCACACTCAAGGCTATATAATGATGAATACAtagactttaaagaaaaataataccccAAGATGACTGCGTACCCCCACCGAGCTGATGAGAAAGAACAGTGCTGCTTATCTGTGCCTCTCTGACCTACCTGACCTCACTGGACTCCTGACACTTGCCTAGTTAGGGGGAATCTTAGGCCAGCAGGACCCTCATAGTATTATTGGGGTAAGCCTGTGATGTCGCCCAATTCTAtcatcagtgcttctcaaatccTGACCAGGCATCAGGATGACCCAGGGAGCGTCTTCAAACTGCAGACTCCCTCCCTTCACTCCTGAAAGATCATGACCCCGGATTCTTAATGTTTAACAAGTTCCTAAGGTCCTTCTACCGAAAGTGTGGTCTTTACCTACCTCCTGGGCgaagttagaaatgcagaatctagGGTGCCTGACGCCTCTGCATCTTAACCAGGTCTCTTGTGATTCTGTGATTTGTTTGCACAGTTGGGGATTTGAGAATTGCTGTCCTAGAGGATCCAGACACTGTGGTTCTGGGATCTCACTTGAAACTCTGCTAATACCACACTTAGAAGACAGAGACTGGCTTCACTCCTGTCCCTGGGTGCTGTTCCTTTTCCAGGAACTTACTCCACTTAagtctggacaaggaaatggcaacccactccagtattgttgcctggagaatcccatggacagaggagcctggtgggttacagtccatggggtcgcaaagagtcagacacggctgagcgagtAACACAACACAACAACAACTCCACTAAGTCAGGCAAGGGGCATggcttttttgttctgttttgttttcttctgatggCAAAAGGTATACATATTCATTATAGAAAACTAAGGAAAAACAGAACCAGTAAACATCCCACCACtcagagattaaattgctaaCATATGAGTGTGTTTTCTTCCAGAGTTTTTTTCTATGCACATGtatattttcccccaaaataaaagcttGCTGTATTTACAGTTCCAAGTCTTGTTTTCATTCAACAGTATATCATAAGCATCTCcccatctttattttatttatttatttttggctacaccatgctgattgtgggatcctagttccctgaccagggattgaacccgtatctcctgcagtggaagttcagagtcctaactactggactgcctgGGGATTCCCTCTCCATCTTTAAagctttttcaaaaaataattttaataactgaTAGTCCATCATTTGAGTATAgccattatttaatttttgaagtCTTTCCCAGTTGTCCACTATTACAGTTAACACTGAGGTGATCAGCACTGTTAACAGCTCCCCACCACAGGGTGCCCACAAGTGGAATCCGGGCTTCAAGGTCAAGCTGGAGCCCCTGTATAGCCCTATCTGCATTTACCCTTTCTCAGGCATTGCAACTTACTGTCTTTAAAAACGTTCCCACTTTAATAGGTGAAAATGAACATCTGTGTTTTGATGTGCATTTGGTTTTGTGAAGTAGaatagtttttttgtttcttggcgGTTTACATTTCAGCTCCTGACTGTAAGGCAAGGGCTTTCAAAATGCTTCTCACTTCACATCAAAATAAACTTCAGGTATTCAGGTCTCTGGTTATGGTGCAGACCTTTCCAGCCCTATCTTCATCATAGCCCTGGGCTGAGATCATACGGTAGGAGTGTGTCCTTGAGAGAAATGAATTGAACAGTAAATGGTAACAGTTGTAACTGAGTGGTGTTCAGAGCACCTATTAATGTGCCTGCATTGTGTGGGCCAGTCTCACAGACGTTATTGGTTCCACCCTCAGAACAGCCCTTCCAGCGAGGGACTATCTCCCCACCGTACAGAGAGAGACCCTAGGGCTCAGAGGGGATCCTCGGTCTAGCAAATGGAGGAACTGACCCAACCAGAGACAGTTAGGTTCTCTTAACCCGGGTGGAGAGGGCGCCCTCACTCGAGGTCCGAGGTCCGGAGAGTGGATGGAGGGGCAGCCGTCAGCTCCCCGCTCCAGCACTCTCCCTCCTCCCGCAGACGGGGAGCCCATCTCGACCGATGTCATAGTCCTGGGCCGCACCAACCTACTCATCACCAGCGCGCAGCCCCGCCACTCTGGCGTCTACGTCTGCAGAGCTAACAAGCCCCGCACGCGGGACTTCGCCACCGCAGCCGCCGAGCTCCGCGTGCTGGGTGAGGAGGGGTGGAGGGTGAGATGGGGCAAAGGACCGGGGAGCAGGTGTAGGGGGAGACTGCATTGCGGCGGATTAGCGGGGCCTGAGCGCGGGAGGAATAGGAAGTGGGGAAACGGACAAGTGGGCGTGTCAGAGGCGACGGCGGAGAATGAAAAGGGAAGATAAGGTAGAGGGGGGCGGGGTCCCAGCACCTGGGGAGGAGTCCTTCGTAAGGGAGTGGGGTGCCTTGGAGGGGACAGACTAGGTAGTTAGAGGAGACAAGTGTGGGAGGAGATTGGAGGACGGAgttgaggaagaggagaggggtgATAAAGGGCATTGCTTGGGTTATTGGAGAGGTGGTCTGGGTGGGACCCGGGTAATGTGGGGAAGGATGAGAGTGAGGTTATTGGGGGCGGGGAGTACATCTGATAGGTGTGGGGTCCTGGGAGGTAGGGGAGGCGGAATAAGTGCGGGAGAAGGGTTAGATCCTGGAGAAGCCAGGGTATTTGGGGAGGCCGAGGAGGCCTGGAGAGAATGGTTAGTGTAGGGCCGGGGTAGAAGGAGGAAGCGAGCTAGAGCTGCGCTGCTGAGGGTATTTTGGGGGGACGGGAGAATCAGGGAGAGGTGAGAATGAGTGAGGGGCTGCGGGAGTCCCTTGGGTATTTGGAGGCGTTTCAGGCCTCTAGCGGCGGGAGCGCGCAGTCAGCGTCCCTCTCCGGTCCCCCAGCCGCTCCAGTCATCTCGCAGGCGCCGGAGGCGCTGTCGCGGACGCGGGCCAGCACCGCGCGCTTCGTGTGCCGCGCGTCCGGCGAGCCGCGGCCGTGGCTGCGCTGGCTGCACGACGGGGCGCCGCTGAGACCCAACGGGCGCGTCAAGGTGCAGGGCGGCGGCGGCAGCCTGGTCATCACGCAGATCCGCCTGCAGGACGCCGGCTACTACCAGTGCGTGGCCGAGAACGGCGCGGGAACTGCGTGCGCCGCTGCGCCGCTGGCGGTCGTGGTGCGCGAGGGGCTCCCCAGCGCCCCCACGCGGGTCACCGCCACGCCGCTGAGCAGCTCCGCCGTGCTGGTGGCCTGGGAGCGGCCCGAGCTCCACAGCGAGCAGATCATCGGCTTCTCCCTGCACTACCAGAAGGCGCGGGGTGCGTCTGCCCAGCAAAGGCCTACTGCAGGGCGTGCCTCCGCGGTGGGGGGTAGGGACGGGCACAGGCTGGATGATTGAAGGCTGCCTTTGGGATaggatgggatggggtgagagACCTGTGTGCAGATGTGGGTTAGCGCATTTCCCCTTCAGCGAGAGGAGCAGCGAGAGGATGCTTCTCCCAGGGAAAATGCCTTGGCACTCCTGGAGCCAGCTTGTTAATTGCAGCAGGAGTCACTTCAGTTACACGCTAGAAAAGACTTCTAACCAGTGGGAGGAACTAATACAGCGGGACTAGATGTCAGGGGAGTCTGTAGTCTCCTACTCAGATTATCTGGAATGATTTAGCTAGAAAGAGGCTATTTCAGGGACTGGACAACATGAAGGATTCCCTAGACAGCTTTGAGCAGGGAAGCCTCTGGCGGTGGCCCTGTGACAGACACTTTGTCCCCTAACCCACTCAGGCGTGGACAATGTGGAATACCAGTTTGCAGTGAACAATGACACCACTGAGCTACAGGTTCGCGACCTGGAACCCAACACAGACTACGAGTTCTACGTGGTGGCCTACTCGCAGCTGGGGGCCAGCCGCACCTCCTCCCCAGCACTGGTCCACACACTGGATGATGGTAGGGCCTCTGCACCTGCCGTGGGCACCTTGggccccagggaattccctggggatAGTAGCTTAGTTTCTCTTAACTCCTGTACGCCAAGGTGATTTTACCTGCCTTGTGCCATCTTTTGTGCCCTGTAAAAGAGTGGGCAAGGGTTCATCTCCCTAATTTGCagttggagaaactgaggcccagaaagtgagtgacttgcccaaggtcaataGTGCAGCTGGGACTTGAGCCCAGGTTTCATGACTGCCTGTAATCAGGTGGCCCTTCGCTGCACCCAGGTACCATCCAGTCAGACAGGAGCCAGTGACAGTCTGCTGGATGTAGGAGACTGTGCTGGGGGAATGTCCTGGGAAGGCTGTCCCATCCTCTCCAGCTTGGGGCTCCCCTGAGAGGCTCCCTTTCCTCCCTCAGATCCTGGTCCTGGGCCTACTtctgacttgctgtgtgacctgggcaagTCTCTGGCCGCTCCTGGGCCTCACCTTCCACGTCGGTGGAGCAGAGCTCATGCTGATGTTCTTCTGTCTCAGTCCCCAGTGCAGCACCCCAGctctccctgtccagccccaaCCCCTCGGACATCAGGGTGGCGTGGCTGCCCCTGCCTCCCAGCCTGAGCAATGGGCAGGTGGTGAAGTACAAGATAGAGTACGGTTTGGGAAAGGAAGGTGAGTGGGGGCAGGAATCAGTGAGGTGAGGGGTCGGTCAGAGCAGCTGGTGGAGTAGGGCAAGGTAAATCTAGAAAAGGGGAAGGTGGGCTGGGGGTTGAGAGGGCAGGAGTGGAAGAAAAGGCTCAATCAGAGGGCTCGCTCAAGACAGGGGTAGGGCTGGGGGCTAGCCCCACCTTCTGTACAGCGTAATCTGACAGTCCCTACTGCAGGCTCCTTGTCTGTGAAGTGAGGCAGGTGACCTAGGTAATCCCTGGGGTCCCTCCCAGCTTAGAAGTGATAGGGAGGTGCAGGGCTTGCTTGTGGGATTGAGGGAAATGAGGCATGGGTGAGGTGTTAGGACAGATGTCAAGAATCTCGGGGAGGAGGAATGAAATTGATGAAGACACAGGAGAAAGCAATTGGCTGGGGGCCAGGGGGCCAGggcgaggagggagggaagggtgaGGAAGGGAGCTTGGGTGGTCGATAGGGCTCTGGAAGAGGCGGTGCTTGGTGGCTTCACAGTCAGCCCCTCGGGCCCATGCCCTGGTGTGTGTGGGCTGGCTCCTGGGGCAGTGGGGAGCGTGTGCCCTGATTCTCCCCACTATGAGCCCAGGCTCATGGCTGGCATCAGCCAGGGTCAGAGGCCTGGGCATTCACTGAAGCATGGAGTCCATCCAGGCACTGAGGGGTCAGGGCCTGAGGTGGAAGAGTCAGTGTAGGGGGGTTTAGGAGTTCTTAAGGGGGCCACCCAGAGCCAGTGTCTTCTGTCCCAGCAGATCAGATTTTCTCCACCGAGATGCCGGGGAATGAGACGCAGTTTACGCTGAACTCGCTTCAGCCCAACAAGGTGTATCGAGTGCGGATTTCAGCTGGCACAGGGGCTGGCTACGGGGTGCCCTCCCAGTGGATGCAGCACAGGACGCCCAGTGTGCACAACCAGAGCCATGGTATGGGGTCAGAGGAGACAGGTGGGGTGATGTGAGTGACTGTGTGGGCGTTTGGGAGCCCTTGGAACCCAGACCGAACCACCCCCTGCATGAGAGATCTACCGTGGCTGCCCCTGCTCGATGGGTGAAGAGGCAAAGGGCTGGCGTTTGCAGACCCCTGGGCTCATGTATCCCTTCCATCTGCTGTGTGACCTCTAAGACTTCACTTACTACTGCCAGGTGTATCATGAAGATTAATTAAtataaacaaaagtttaataCATAATTAGAACTGGTTAAGTAGTAGCaaataggggacttccctggcagtccagtggttaagaagccatgCTTCcacagcaggagacacaggtttgatccctggctggggaactaagattcccatgtgctgcacagcacagctgggaaaaaataaatagtagCTGCTTCTGTGATTATGACTGTTGTGGGTTTTGTTGAAAGGCCCAATAAACCAATGTTGAGTGGTTAAATGAAGACAAAACCTGGCATACATACTATCTgtcatcttgggcaagttactggacttctctaagcctcagttttcttatctgtaaaatagggacacTAGTAGTTTTGTTATTTTGTAGGGTTGTGagaataaagttaaaatacatGCTCTGAAGTTCTTAGGACAGCATCAGACACACAGTGAGCCAACCCACTCTCAGGCTCCAAGGAGGTCTCCCCCCTTCGGTGGCTCCATCcctccttcctggcttcagcaACCCCTCTGATCCCCTTGCCTGCTAGTGCCCATGCCTTCATCCCTTCAGAAGATTTATAGAGCCCTCCTCTAAGTCAGGTATTAACAGCCCTGCCCCAGAAGTGCTCTTGGCCAACCTCTTTGCAAACACCCAGGAGATGTCCCCGCGTTCCCAGCACTCTGGGCTTATGGAATAGTGAGTTCTCCTCTAGACCCAGCCTGGGCCTGACCCTTaggctggtggctgagtggtgagGTATATTGGGAGAACTCTGGCAAGGGCCTCACTCAGTGCTGTCTTCCTGCTTTCTGCTTCCCCAtgcttcttccctcctcccttccccggcctccccttcttccttcttcattctctcactcctcctcccttcctgctcctctgcccccagtccctttTGCACCCACAGAGCTGAAGGTACGGGCAAGGATGGAGTCCCTGGTTGTGTCCTGGCAGCCACCCCCGCACCCCGCCCAGATCTCTGGCTACAAGCTGTACTGGCGAGAGGTGGGagcggaggaggaggagatggacagTGAGAGCCCTCCAGGGGGCCGTGGAGACCAGGCTTGGGATGTGGGGCCCGTCCGGCTCAAGAAGAAAGTGAAGCAGTATGAACTGACCCAGCTAGGTGAGGAGGGCCGCCTGGGAGGGGATGAGATGGACACAGGTCCAGCACTGGGCTGGACAAGCTGGGCTGGTGGTTGGAGATGGAATCTCTCAGGGGACGCGAGAATGACCCCGGAGGTTCCTCTAACCAGCGAGTGACCCCCATGGCCTTCCCCAGTCCCTGGCCGGCTGTACGAGGTGAAGCTCGTGGCGTTCAACAAACATGAGGATGGCTATGCGGCAGTGTGGAAGGGCAAGACGGAGAAGGCCCCCACCCCAGGTGAGGAGGCTGGGGAAGCGGAGAGGGAGGGCTTGGTCAGCAGGGCTGCGCGTGGcctcctttccctctcctccGGGCCGGCCCTCGTGGGCAGGCCGTCTGGAAGTTTCAGCCACCTACAAACCTGTTCTACTGGCTTGTTTAGATCACAGGGAGAAGCTCCCGCTTCTGCCTTATAGGTCCATGTTTTCATTATCCATGAGCAGTGCTAATTTGGAAGGTTTGGACAGAGAGAAACCCAATGGTTCATCAGTGACTTCTGGCCCCAAGTTTAacctttaaacaatttttaagatGACCCACCTTCATCACAGTATCTCTCAGATTATTCCTCTGCTCTAGGCAGGGAGGGTATCCCTATGTGGCCctccaggaaactgaggctcagagtcgGTTCAGGCTACTGTAACAAAACATCATAAGCTGAGTAGCTTACACAACCAACATTGACTTCTCACTGCTTTGGagcctgggaaatccaagatcaaggcctGAGCCGAGTCAGTGTCTGGTGAAGacccacttcctggttcatagaccaTAGGCCATCTTCTCGCTATGTCCTCACAGGGCAGAACGAGGTCTAGAGAGTTCCctagggtctcttttataagggcactgtTATGGACAAAAAATCTGTGTCCCCCAGAATCCATACGTTGAAACCCTACCCTCCAGTGTGATGTATTAGGAGGTAATTAGGATTAGATGATGTCATGAGGGTGGAACCCTCATGAATGGGGTTTGCACCCTTTTAAAAGTCACAAAGAGCTTGCTTCCCTTTTCTGCCCTGAAGATACAATGAAAAGTTGATAATCTATAACCCAGTAGAGGGCCTTCACCAAAACTTGATCTCAGACTCtgaaattgtgaaaaataaatttctgttgtttaccacccagtctgtggttgTTATAGCGGCCCAAACAGACAGGACTACACCATATGTTCAAATTTCAAAATAGGAACTTTGTGGGGGAACACAGACCTTCATTCCATGACACTTCTATatactttacaaatattaactaGTTTAATCCTCTTAACAACCCTATGAAATGTACATACTATTATTAGCCCCACTGATGGAATAGAGAATggaaacacagagaggttaattaacttCTCCATAGTCACACAGCCAGTACATGGCAGAGTTGGAATTTGAATCAGGACAGCCTGGCTCCAGAATCTATGCTCATAATTACCATGACTTGCTGCCTCTCTCTCTTACATTCTTACATACTAGTGTTCCATAGTCTGCTTGCTGTATGCCCTTGGCCAAAATCACTGAAATCCttgggggcctcagtttcctcatctgtgaagtggaaaTAAAGCATTATTCCCAACTCACAGTATCACAAGTGAAGGGTAAAAGAAAGTGCCTTGGGAACTGCAAACCACAGTACATATTTCCAGATGAGtgtcttccctcccttcccagacCTGCCCGTCCAGAGGGGACCGCCCTTGCCCCCTGCCCATGTCCATGCGGAATCAAACAGCTCTACCTCCATTTGGCTTCGGTGGAAAAAGCCAGACTTCACCACAGTCAAGATTGTCAACTACACTGTGCGCTTCAGCCCGTGGGGGCTCAGGAATGCCTCTCTGGTCACCTATTACACCAGGTGGGAAGAGGGGCTGTGAAGGAGCCGAGCGGAAGGGGAGAGGGCAGCAGGCAGTGACGAAGAGAGGGGCCTGAGGGTTCAGGGACATTCCATGACTCAGGTGTTAGACTGGGGGCACACTGAGAGTCTGATGGCCTGGTGGCGACAGATGGGAAAGGAGAGCCCATCCAGTCCTGTCCCCTCATGGGGGGGGGGCTCAACCCTGGGAGACATCATGCAGGACAGACCTATTTCTTCAGTCTCAGGTGATGGGGAAGAGACAGCCCAGCTGCTGTCTTGAGAGGCCCCCCGTTGGATGGGGAGTCAGAGACCTCTTGGTCTCTGTTGTTTGGCAGACAAAACAAAGCATAAAAAGCAATAGATACGTATTAATACAATTGCAGCTGAAGGAAAAGGTATGCATCTTTTCCTTTAAGTCAAGGAGAAGATGCATCAGAGAGGATTCTTCGGGTGGAGAATGACGTGGATTAACCCAGGAATATTTCTTGAAAGAGGGGCCCTGGCTTGGGGATTGGACTTGGAATCTGATATATACGTCCATCCATCCACATCTCTCTGCAGGTCTCTGGATGGTGTTGGTGGCCCCAGTGTCAGGGAGCAGATTCCCTGCCCGAGGCAGGGGTTGGGGCTGGGTTGGGGGAGGAGACTTGAAGGGGCCTGAGAGCCCCAGTTGCATTTCTTACCTCTGCAGCTCTGGAGAAGACATCCTCATTGGCGGGCTGAAGCCGTTCACCAAATACGAGTTTGCGGTACAGTCTCATGGCGTGGACATGGACGGGCCTTTCGGCTCCGTGGTAGAGCGCTCCACCCTTCCTGACCGTGAGTGGCCCCTCAGCCCCTTGACCACAAGTCCATCTTTCACCAAACTCCTTGCCCCAGCAGCCCTCTTCTGAAATGCCCCCCAGAACCCCGTAAGTTTCTGTCACTCGCTTGGCATTTATGCTGGCAGTTCAGTGCTGGTCTTAACCATTTACTCACAGGCATGATCACGTGAGGTTTAGAGGAGCGGTTTCTTTTAAGAGGCTGTGCTGAGACCTCACTGAGCTGTGAAGAGGGCTGGCTCTGGAACCAGGCGTCCTGGACTCTGCGTTTGGGTCCCCAGCGTGCCCCTGACACACAGGGAGACCTAGGCAGGCCCCTTCCCCAGCAGGGCTTCTgggtcctcatctgtaaaaagggaaGGTGGGACCATGAGCTCTGCAGGTCTGTGACTCTGGAATCCTCTGGAAACGCATCTGGAGACAAGTGGCTCTTTGTCCTCACAGCACAGCCTCTTAGGTTCTGCTGACGAGACAGCTCCCCATTCTATCAGCAGACCTTTGTTTCTGATCTGAGATAAGAAGACGTGTGTAGGGTAGGGTGGGGAGGCCATCCACCCTCATGAATgcgcttttaaaaaaaaaatgcttacaaaTTGTTTCTCACATACCCATGACCTCAGCTCAGGTGCCTTTAGtccctcagccgtgtccaactctgctcctcacggaccgaggagcctggccatgggattctccaggcaacagtactggagtgggttgccattccttctccaagggatcttcccgatccagagatcggacgtggatctcctgcactgcaggcagtttctttactgtctgagccaccagggaagcccaagagctcCGCTTATCATGGTCTTGCACGTGGAGTTTAGCGAGCCTCAGTGTTTTCTCAGGGGAGACCATGACATGGAATCCCCAGCTCAATTGACCTGATTACAGAGGGGGgaatattttctcctttcacaGATGGGGAGACCAGAGCCTGAGAAGTGGGGAGTCACCTAGGGCCATTGAGGGTTCTGACAGCCCATGGTGCTGTGGCCTTTTTAAGCCTTACAGCCCTGGGtccccatctcactctctgttggGCCTTGAAAACCTGAGCtcccaaatttctgttgtttcccaaCTCACTAGACACCTTTtgtctctcctttcttccctcccttcctcattCACTCCTGCCCCGCTCCCGCCCCCGTCAActtctctgaaaacaaaacacaaagcctTTCAAGGTGGTACTTCTCACATGAGGATCCCTGTGACTCTTAAGGTCCTGGACCCGGGCAGGCATACATGGAGGCTATACAGGGCATCAACCAATTTTACTGAAGATTTGGGGTGGCAAGGGGAGTTAGGAACTTTATATTATATAGATATTAAATGTTACCATGGAAGAGATGAGTTTAAATGAAATGTGAGCCTTCCAAAAACTTTTGAGCTCTGCCCCCAGGTCCCCTGAGGACCAGCCAACCATCCTCAGCCCTTGGAAGTATTCGGGTGTGGAAATTTGAGGCGCTCTGCTTGAAAGAGTGGAAGAGAATTTCTAAGAGGGGCAGAATGGTGGCAAAGCCCCCCTCCCTAACTGTTTTCCAGGAATTCCCCAGTGAGAGACCCGACCTCATTTTGCTTCGTGGTCTGTGGTTTGTTCCAGTAAAGGCGGAAGCAAGGAGGCCATGCCTTCACACTCTGGCGCCCAGCTGCACCCACAGCTGGGGCTGTCAGTGACCCTGCCTCTCCCGTCTCCTCCCCTGACACCCAGGGCCCTCGACACCCCCATCCGACCTGCGCCTGAGCCCCCTGACACCATCCACTGTCCGGCTGCATTGGTGCCCCCCGACGGAGCCCAATGGGGAGATCGTGGAGTATCTGATTCTCTACAGCAACAACCACACCCAGCCCGAGCACCAGTGGACCCTGCTCACCACAGAGGGTGAGTGCCCTCACCCCAGGACCTCTGAGTGTTTCCCCCCACCCCTTTCCAGCCTCCCCAGTGGCTGGGTTAGTACTGAGACAGCCACGGAGGTTTGTTCTAGGAGGAGCAGGCAGAAGCTGCTGCCTGGGTGAGAGCAGCAGGTCTTCCCAGGGCCACTTCCCAGCCCAGCACTGCAGGCCACCCCCACCCGGGTCACCAACCCTGCTCTCCTTGGCTCCCCCGCCCCCAGGAAACATCTTCAGTGCTGAGGTCCACGGCCTCGAGAGCGACACTAGGTACTTCTTCAAGATGGGGGCACGCACAGAGGTGGGGCCTGGGCCCTTCTCTGGCCTGCAGGATGTGATTACTCTCCAGGAGAAGCTCTCAGGTAAGAGGTGGAAAGGGAGGAAGGGGTGGGCTCCATCCTGGGGCAGCCCAAGCtctccagaggcccccagagctggCTTCTAATCCTGAAGTCATCTCCTCCAAGGCCTTGGGTTCAGGCACATGTTGTTGGACAGCTGCCCTCTCTATTtggtgtgaaagtgttagttgctcagtcatgtctgactttttgtaacgtcatggactgtaggctcctctgtccatggaatcctccaggcaagagtactggagtggctagccattcccttctccaggggatcttcttgacccagggaccgaacccagcaCTTCTGCATTataggtgattctttaccacctgaaccaccagggaagcctggtgtggagaGGACAAATTTGAAGGGGAAATAGGTGAGGTTCAGTGGTAATTCAGTCGAAAGGTCTGATTTGTGGGAGACTGACTTGGTTTCTTTGGGAGCTTACTTTCACTGGAGAACTGGCTTGAAGAGGCGATGAGCTTTGTATGGTGGAGGTCTTAGGCCATGAGACTGTCTACACCGTAATTTGCAGGGCCCAGTGTGAAAGGAAAATGTGGGACCcctgattaaaaaatgaagaagacagacttccctggcagtctagtggttaagactccacactcgcTCTGGacggggcatgggttcgatccctggtcagggaactaagatcccaaatgccgcacagcagccacaaaagaaaaaaatatcctgtgtgccacagctaagacctagcataaccaaataaatacatttttttttaatgggcaagaATTTCAAGGTGgtgacagcagagcattaaaccaagccCAGAGCCCTTCTAAGCATGGGCCACGTGCCACTGCATGTGTTACACACCTG from Capra hircus breed San Clemente chromosome 10, ASM170441v1, whole genome shotgun sequence encodes the following:
- the IGDCC4 gene encoding immunoglobulin superfamily DCC subclass member 4 isoform X1, with the protein product MSRGDAGRGSGLIALTFCLLTARGEQPLPQETTVSLSCGAGPLQVILGPEQALVLDCSLGAAATGPPTSITWSKDGGALPEHEHLRLLPNGSLWLSQLPTVDGADEADPGAPEVIEGSYSCLAHGPLGVMASQAAVVKLATLAGFSLHPESQTVEENGTARFQCQIEGLPTPIITWEKDRVTVPEEPRLITLPNGVLQILDVQEGDAGSYRCVATNSAHQRFSQEALLRVAHRGSLASAGGQDVVIVAAPENTTVVSGQSVVMECVASADPTPFVSWVRQDGEPISTDVIVLGRTNLLITSAQPRHSGVYVCRANKPRTRDFATAAAELRVLAAPVISQAPEALSRTRASTARFVCRASGEPRPWLRWLHDGAPLRPNGRVKVQGGGGSLVITQIRLQDAGYYQCVAENGAGTACAAAPLAVVVREGLPSAPTRVTATPLSSSAVLVAWERPELHSEQIIGFSLHYQKARGVDNVEYQFAVNNDTTELQVRDLEPNTDYEFYVVAYSQLGASRTSSPALVHTLDDVPSAAPQLSLSSPNPSDIRVAWLPLPPSLSNGQVVKYKIEYGLGKEADQIFSTEMPGNETQFTLNSLQPNKVYRVRISAGTGAGYGVPSQWMQHRTPSVHNQSHVPFAPTELKVRARMESLVVSWQPPPHPAQISGYKLYWREVGAEEEEMDSESPPGGRGDQAWDVGPVRLKKKVKQYELTQLVPGRLYEVKLVAFNKHEDGYAAVWKGKTEKAPTPDLPVQRGPPLPPAHVHAESNSSTSIWLRWKKPDFTTVKIVNYTVRFSPWGLRNASLVTYYTSSGEDILIGGLKPFTKYEFAVQSHGVDMDGPFGSVVERSTLPDRPSTPPSDLRLSPLTPSTVRLHWCPPTEPNGEIVEYLILYSNNHTQPEHQWTLLTTEGNIFSAEVHGLESDTRYFFKMGARTEVGPGPFSGLQDVITLQEKLSDSLDVHSVTGIIVGVCLGLLCLLACMCAGLRRSPHREALPGLSSSATAGNPALYSRARLAPPSPPAVHELESLVHPRPQDWSPPPSDIEDRAEVHSLMGGGASAARGHSKRKISWAQPGGPSWAGSWAGCELPQAGPMPSLTRALLPPAGTGQTLLLQALVYEAIKGNGRKKPPPACGNQVEAEVIVHSDFSASNGTPDLHLQDLEPEDSLPSEAPDLTSSVVDLSQGEDWLDREPGGCEQAAPGPDRLTCLPEAASDTCPYSDLQSSEALEEAPGNNCQPKAPCPPGASPSLPKAPVPSSST